The following coding sequences are from one Paenibacillus sp. JDR-2 window:
- a CDS encoding alpha-N-arabinofuranosidase, which yields MTNRAKMIVDKDFIVGEVDKRIYGSFIEHLGRAVYGGIYEPDHPSADEQGFRSDVLELVKGLDVPIVRYPGGNFVSGYNWEDGIGPLADRPKRLELAWRTIEPNLVGFNEFVDWCKKANTEAMMAVNLGTRGPEEARNLIEYSNHASGSYWSDLRIKHGYKDPHNIKTWCLGNEMDGPWQIGAKTAVEYGRIANETAKVMRWVDPTIELVACGSSALGMPTFPEWEATVLDLTYDNVDYLSLHQYYGNRDKDTANFLAQSMGMDSFIQTVISTADYVKAKKRSKKNINLSFDEWNVWFHSNESDRKIEPWSIAPPQLEDIYTHEDALVVGCMLISLLKRADRVKMACLAQLVNVIAPIMTENGGAAWKQSIYYPYMHASLFGRGTVLVPLLKSDKYDSKDYTDVPYVEAVAVHNEELGEVTVFAVNRDLDQARTFEIDLRSFGSFRVIEHIVLENDDLQAVNTAANPDRVKPHANGNAKLEQNGTIETSLGKASWNVIRIKLQ from the coding sequence ATGACGAACCGTGCCAAGATGATCGTTGACAAAGATTTTATCGTAGGTGAAGTAGATAAACGAATTTATGGTTCCTTTATTGAGCATTTGGGACGTGCGGTATACGGCGGTATTTATGAGCCAGATCATCCGTCTGCAGACGAACAGGGCTTCCGTTCGGACGTGCTTGAGCTTGTAAAAGGATTAGACGTACCTATCGTGCGTTACCCTGGCGGCAATTTTGTATCCGGTTACAACTGGGAGGACGGTATTGGTCCTCTCGCGGACCGTCCAAAACGACTTGAGCTGGCATGGCGGACAATCGAGCCTAACCTGGTAGGCTTTAATGAGTTTGTGGATTGGTGCAAAAAAGCAAACACCGAAGCGATGATGGCCGTTAACCTCGGTACCCGCGGACCGGAAGAAGCCCGGAATCTGATCGAGTACTCCAACCATGCTTCGGGATCGTACTGGTCGGATCTTCGCATTAAGCATGGCTACAAGGATCCGCATAATATCAAAACCTGGTGCCTGGGCAACGAGATGGACGGTCCATGGCAGATCGGAGCAAAGACGGCAGTCGAGTACGGCCGAATCGCGAACGAGACCGCGAAGGTGATGCGCTGGGTAGATCCAACCATTGAGCTTGTTGCCTGCGGCAGTTCGGCGCTTGGCATGCCGACTTTCCCGGAGTGGGAAGCTACGGTGCTTGATCTGACGTACGATAACGTTGATTACCTCTCGCTGCATCAGTATTATGGGAATAGAGACAAGGACACCGCCAACTTCCTGGCGCAATCGATGGGGATGGATTCTTTCATTCAGACGGTTATTTCGACCGCTGACTATGTGAAAGCGAAGAAGCGGAGCAAGAAAAACATTAATCTTAGCTTTGATGAATGGAATGTATGGTTCCACTCCAACGAGAGCGACCGCAAAATCGAGCCATGGTCCATCGCACCGCCGCAGCTGGAGGATATTTATACGCATGAGGACGCGCTTGTGGTTGGCTGTATGCTGATCAGCCTGCTGAAACGCGCCGACCGGGTGAAAATGGCATGTCTTGCTCAGCTCGTTAACGTTATTGCGCCAATTATGACGGAGAACGGCGGAGCTGCATGGAAGCAATCGATCTATTATCCGTATATGCATGCAAGCTTGTTCGGCCGCGGCACGGTACTGGTTCCATTGCTTAAATCGGATAAATACGACTCCAAGGATTACACCGATGTTCCTTATGTAGAAGCGGTGGCTGTTCATAACGAAGAGCTTGGAGAAGTAACCGTATTTGCCGTAAACCGTGATCTGGACCAGGCAAGAACGTTCGAAATCGATCTTCGCAGCTTTGGCTCGTTCCGCGTAATCGAGCATATTGTCCTTGAGAATGATGACCTTCAGGCCGTTAATACAGCAGCTAATCCGGACCGCGTGAAGCCTCACGCAAACGGCAATGCCAAGCTTGAGCAAAACGGTACGATTGAAACTTCCCTTGGCAAAGCTTCCTGGAACGTCATTCGCATCAAACTTCAATAA
- a CDS encoding GGDEF domain-containing protein, whose translation MPSKIRSFDDAAGHVLQLLTSFLHVDTLFIAVQEGSSHRIVGAYNRRDPLVQSGMNFQSDISVIIGQRSHYIVPISTSDCVVHGALYLVDRDPLSLSEEEQSFLNSMTALLGYTIDLEFATVTDSLTGLYNRRFLDELFERNAEVPLGVMFIDLNDFKQINDQFGHEFGDLLLVEIAKRLKQQIRHSDRIVRYGGDEFIICFQNLSEDNGVRTVHDKINAAFLDPFLVLGKPISLSASIGISSIQDRYASLKQLITDADQAMYQMKQSRKKP comes from the coding sequence ATGCCCAGCAAAATTCGCTCATTCGACGATGCAGCCGGACATGTCCTACAGCTTTTGACCTCGTTTCTTCATGTCGACACTCTCTTTATTGCGGTTCAGGAAGGATCGAGCCACCGGATCGTAGGTGCTTACAACCGCAGAGACCCCCTCGTGCAAAGCGGAATGAATTTTCAATCCGACATCAGTGTAATCATTGGACAACGTTCCCACTATATAGTTCCGATATCAACAAGCGATTGCGTCGTTCACGGCGCTCTTTATCTAGTTGACCGGGATCCCTTGTCCCTCAGCGAAGAGGAGCAGTCGTTTCTGAATTCCATGACCGCATTGCTTGGTTACACGATAGATTTGGAGTTCGCGACCGTTACCGACAGCTTAACCGGGTTGTACAATCGAAGGTTTTTAGACGAGTTGTTTGAGCGGAACGCAGAGGTACCTCTAGGGGTCATGTTTATCGATCTGAATGACTTCAAGCAGATTAACGATCAATTCGGCCATGAGTTTGGAGACTTGCTGCTGGTAGAAATCGCCAAACGCCTGAAGCAGCAAATCCGGCACAGTGACCGGATCGTCAGGTACGGGGGCGATGAATTTATTATCTGCTTCCAGAACTTAAGCGAGGATAACGGCGTTCGGACGGTACATGACAAGATCAATGCCGCTTTCCTGGATCCGTTTCTTGTTCTAGGCAAGCCCATCAGCTTATCTGCCAGCATTGGCATTAGCTCCATTCAAGACCGGTACGCCAGTCTCAAGCAGCTGATTACGGATGCAGACCAAGCGATGTATCAAATGAAGCAGTCAAGAAAAAAACCTTGA
- a CDS encoding ArsR/SmtB family transcription factor — MLIKTDTDHAWLPLYEALASPVRLNILDLLAAASEPMNVKDLAAALGLSSAIVTMHVRKLEQAGIIQTKMVRKQGGTHKICEIAASRIQIDLPQAGFIPKKTHEISIPIGHYTEFEVHPTCGIATTEKVIGQFDDARYFLEPERMNAGILWFGQGYVEYRIPNYLLPGQRPEELEIVLEISSEAPGYNENWPSDIVFTLNGVRIGMWTSPGDYGAIKGKYTPSWWQDFVNQYGLLKIIRVQKNGTFIDGQQISDTGIDQIGLNRNQWVFRLAVEDNAAHVGGLTLFGKGFGNYNQDMIFRVHYSE, encoded by the coding sequence ATGTTAATCAAAACCGATACAGACCATGCCTGGCTTCCGCTCTACGAAGCGCTGGCAAGTCCTGTACGATTAAATATCCTTGACCTGCTTGCAGCAGCTTCGGAGCCGATGAATGTCAAAGATCTTGCTGCTGCGCTTGGGTTAAGCAGTGCCATCGTGACAATGCATGTCCGCAAGCTGGAGCAAGCGGGGATCATTCAGACAAAGATGGTCAGAAAGCAGGGAGGCACGCATAAAATTTGCGAGATTGCGGCCTCCCGGATTCAGATTGATCTGCCGCAGGCCGGTTTTATCCCGAAGAAGACTCACGAGATCAGCATACCGATCGGTCATTATACGGAGTTTGAAGTACATCCGACCTGCGGCATTGCCACAACGGAGAAGGTTATCGGCCAATTTGACGACGCGAGATACTTCCTTGAGCCTGAGCGGATGAACGCTGGCATCCTGTGGTTCGGCCAAGGGTACGTGGAGTACCGGATTCCGAATTATCTGCTGCCGGGCCAACGTCCCGAGGAGCTGGAGATTGTGCTTGAGATCAGCTCCGAGGCGCCGGGTTACAACGAGAATTGGCCATCGGATATCGTATTTACCCTTAACGGCGTCCGGATCGGCATGTGGACCAGTCCCGGCGATTACGGCGCGATAAAGGGGAAGTATACCCCGTCATGGTGGCAGGATTTCGTTAACCAATACGGTCTGCTCAAGATCATCCGAGTCCAGAAAAACGGCACCTTCATCGATGGGCAGCAAATCTCCGATACCGGAATCGACCAGATTGGCCTGAACCGCAATCAGTGGGTATTCCGCCTCGCCGTCGAAGACAACGCCGCCCATGTCGGCGGCCTGACGTTGTTCGGCAAAGGCTTCGGCAACTACAATCAGGACATGATTTTCCGTGTCCATTACTCGGAGTAG
- the odhB gene encoding 2-oxoglutarate dehydrogenase complex dihydrolipoyllysine-residue succinyltransferase has translation MQQIIVPAMGESITEGTISKWVVKVGDAVKQGDVLLELETDKVNIEISAEQDGVLQEIAKNEGDTVEIGEVIGTIGAGSGAAAPAPAAPAAEAAPAPAAAPAAAPATAVAVAPAPAADSHLNASPAARKLAREKGIDISEAQSTLGRVELRPAAPAPAAAPAPAAKAAQPEFTSNKPFTRTKMSRRRATIANRLVEAQHTAAMLTTFNEVDMTAIMDVRKRRKQSFLDKHEVGLGFMSFFTKAVVGALKEFPNLNAEINNGDIIAKQYYDIGIAVSAKEGLVVPVVRDADRLSFAEIEKSIVSLAKKARDNSLALDELQGGTFTITNGGTFGSLLSTPILNAPQVGILGMHKIQLRPVAIDAERSENRPMMYIALTYDHRIVDGSEAVRFLVKVKEMLEDPETLLLEG, from the coding sequence GTGCAACAAATTATAGTTCCGGCAATGGGTGAATCGATTACGGAGGGCACAATCTCCAAATGGGTCGTTAAAGTAGGAGACGCTGTTAAACAAGGCGACGTGCTTCTTGAGCTTGAAACAGACAAAGTAAACATCGAAATCAGCGCTGAGCAAGACGGCGTTCTGCAAGAAATCGCAAAAAACGAAGGCGACACCGTTGAAATCGGTGAAGTTATCGGCACAATCGGAGCTGGCAGCGGCGCTGCCGCTCCGGCACCGGCTGCTCCAGCAGCTGAAGCAGCGCCTGCACCGGCAGCAGCTCCGGCTGCTGCTCCGGCTACAGCGGTAGCCGTTGCTCCGGCACCTGCGGCTGACAGCCACCTGAATGCTTCTCCTGCAGCCCGCAAGCTTGCAAGAGAAAAAGGCATCGACATCAGCGAAGCACAATCGACGCTTGGACGCGTTGAGCTTCGCCCTGCGGCTCCTGCTCCTGCAGCAGCACCGGCGCCAGCTGCAAAAGCGGCTCAACCGGAATTCACGTCGAACAAGCCTTTCACTCGCACCAAAATGTCCCGCCGCCGCGCGACAATCGCTAACCGCCTCGTTGAAGCACAGCATACAGCAGCTATGCTGACTACGTTCAACGAAGTTGATATGACAGCGATCATGGACGTTCGTAAACGCCGTAAGCAATCGTTCCTGGACAAACACGAAGTTGGTCTTGGCTTCATGTCCTTCTTTACTAAAGCAGTTGTTGGCGCATTGAAAGAGTTCCCTAATTTGAATGCTGAAATCAACAACGGCGATATCATCGCCAAACAATATTACGATATCGGCATCGCCGTATCGGCCAAAGAAGGTCTGGTTGTTCCGGTCGTTCGCGACGCGGACCGCCTGAGCTTCGCGGAAATCGAGAAATCGATCGTATCCCTGGCTAAAAAAGCGCGCGACAACTCGCTGGCGCTGGATGAGCTGCAAGGCGGTACATTCACTATCACTAACGGTGGTACATTCGGATCGCTCTTGTCGACACCAATCCTGAACGCTCCGCAAGTCGGCATTCTGGGTATGCACAAAATCCAGCTTCGTCCGGTAGCGATTGACGCTGAACGTTCGGAGAACCGTCCGATGATGTACATCGCCCTCACTTACGATCACCGTATCGTTGACGGCTCAGAAGCGGTTCGCTTCCTTGTAAAAGTAAAAGAAATGCTTGAAGATCCGGAAACTCTCCTTTTGGAGGGCTAA
- a CDS encoding 2-oxoglutarate dehydrogenase E1 component: protein MSSGNLRKQDPWASYYGPNLGYVQEQYELFKQNPESVVAEYRELFEQYGEPPQYAGQTAAPIVTAQASGGAAIDAKVLQNLVAAGKLVWNIRAFGHLAADIDPLGISPKVSTNMLELETYGLTEADLAALPAELVWTKAPADVKNGWDAIEKLRKAYTGTIAYEFSHVHNEEERVWLKQRVEKQNPATKLNTEERKKILTKLFEAEQFEDFLQRTFVGQKRFSVEGNDVLVALVDEMVHELSNDGVKHILMGMAHRGRLNILAHVLGKPYSKIFSEFHHASNKKMSPSEGSIGINYGWTGDVKYHLGANRSIGTGETVKTRISLANNPSHLEFVNPVVEGFTRAAQDDRTAPGYPKQNPDLAAAIIMHGDAAFPGEGIVAETMNLSQLNGYSHGGTLHIIVNNKIGFTTESHDSRSTHYASDVAKGYEIPIVHVNADDPDAVIAAARMASEYRTKFKKDFLIDLIGYRKYGHNETDDPETTQPTIYKKVKAHPTVSRVFTDKLVAEGAITEQEAEGLKQEVIGRLKAAYEEMKSREGQEPVHQTQGLPNDLATGDAVAPISVETLREINANLLKWPETFTVYPKLQRILERRATAVNDGEKMDWGHAETLAFATILAEGKPIRLSGQDVERATFAHRNLVLHDAETGDTFCPLHHLPEAKASFAIHNSPLSEAAVLGFEYGYNVHAPETMVIWEAQYGDFTNVAQVLIDQFISAGRAKWQQKSSLIMMLPHGYEGQGPEHSSARLERFLQLSAEENWTVVNLSSAANYFHLLRRQASITESDAARPLIIMAPKSLIRNPRVAAEISELSSGSFKAVIEQKGLGAKPDRVERLVLATGKMAIDIEEAIEKNGDQELDWLHVVRVEQLYPFPEKEIAAIIERLPNLKEIVWVQEEPQNMGSWFYMEPRLRKIAPAAASVSYIGRPERSSTASGFQQVHSFEQQHILLQTLKYSPSLTYNTGR, encoded by the coding sequence ATGTCATCTGGCAATTTACGCAAGCAAGATCCCTGGGCTTCTTATTACGGGCCCAACCTTGGTTATGTCCAAGAACAATACGAACTGTTTAAACAAAACCCTGAATCCGTCGTAGCCGAGTATCGCGAGCTGTTCGAGCAATATGGCGAACCGCCTCAATACGCCGGGCAAACGGCAGCACCAATCGTAACCGCGCAAGCTTCCGGCGGCGCGGCAATCGATGCCAAAGTACTTCAAAACCTAGTAGCGGCTGGTAAGCTTGTATGGAACATACGCGCTTTCGGCCATTTAGCTGCGGATATCGACCCGCTCGGTATCAGTCCAAAAGTAAGCACGAACATGCTGGAACTTGAAACATACGGCCTGACTGAGGCCGATCTGGCTGCCCTTCCGGCAGAGCTTGTCTGGACGAAAGCACCTGCTGACGTTAAAAACGGCTGGGACGCAATCGAGAAGCTTCGCAAAGCTTACACCGGAACAATCGCGTACGAGTTCAGCCACGTTCATAACGAAGAAGAACGCGTATGGCTGAAGCAACGCGTAGAAAAACAGAATCCGGCAACTAAGCTGAACACGGAAGAACGCAAGAAAATTCTGACGAAGCTGTTCGAAGCTGAACAATTCGAAGATTTCCTGCAACGTACGTTTGTCGGCCAAAAACGCTTCTCTGTTGAAGGCAACGACGTTCTCGTGGCCCTCGTTGACGAGATGGTTCATGAGCTGTCCAATGACGGCGTTAAACATATTCTGATGGGTATGGCTCACCGCGGACGCCTGAACATTCTGGCGCATGTGCTTGGCAAGCCGTACAGCAAGATTTTCTCGGAATTCCATCATGCGTCCAACAAAAAAATGAGTCCGTCCGAAGGTTCCATCGGCATCAATTACGGCTGGACCGGCGACGTGAAATATCACCTTGGCGCGAACCGCTCGATCGGTACAGGCGAAACGGTTAAGACCCGCATCTCGCTGGCGAACAACCCAAGCCACTTGGAGTTCGTTAACCCTGTTGTCGAAGGCTTCACGCGCGCTGCACAGGATGACCGCACGGCACCAGGCTATCCGAAGCAAAACCCGGATCTCGCCGCAGCGATCATTATGCACGGTGACGCCGCATTCCCTGGCGAAGGCATCGTAGCGGAGACCATGAACCTGTCGCAGCTTAACGGCTATTCGCATGGCGGTACGCTTCATATTATCGTTAACAACAAAATCGGCTTCACTACAGAAAGCCATGATTCCCGTTCCACGCATTATGCAAGCGACGTTGCGAAAGGCTACGAAATTCCGATCGTTCACGTCAATGCCGATGATCCAGACGCGGTAATCGCAGCGGCTCGCATGGCAAGCGAATATCGTACGAAGTTTAAGAAAGACTTCCTGATCGACCTGATTGGCTACCGTAAATACGGTCACAACGAAACGGACGATCCGGAAACAACGCAACCTACGATTTATAAAAAGGTAAAAGCTCATCCGACAGTAAGCCGTGTCTTCACGGATAAACTGGTTGCGGAAGGCGCGATTACCGAGCAAGAAGCAGAAGGCCTGAAGCAAGAAGTTATCGGCCGTCTGAAAGCAGCTTACGAAGAAATGAAGAGCCGCGAAGGCCAAGAGCCGGTTCATCAGACGCAAGGCTTGCCAAACGATTTGGCAACTGGCGATGCGGTAGCTCCTATCTCGGTTGAAACCCTGCGCGAGATTAACGCTAACCTGCTGAAATGGCCGGAGACCTTTACGGTTTATCCGAAGCTGCAGCGTATTTTGGAACGTCGCGCAACGGCTGTAAACGACGGCGAGAAAATGGATTGGGGCCATGCCGAGACGCTTGCGTTCGCTACGATCCTGGCAGAGGGCAAGCCAATCCGCCTCAGCGGCCAAGACGTAGAACGTGCAACATTCGCACACCGCAACCTGGTGCTGCATGATGCCGAGACTGGCGACACGTTCTGCCCTCTTCATCATTTGCCGGAAGCGAAAGCATCGTTTGCGATTCATAACAGTCCGCTCTCCGAAGCAGCTGTACTCGGATTCGAATACGGCTACAACGTACACGCTCCGGAAACAATGGTTATCTGGGAAGCGCAGTACGGAGACTTCACTAACGTTGCGCAGGTATTGATCGATCAGTTCATTTCGGCAGGCCGTGCAAAATGGCAGCAAAAATCGAGCCTGATCATGATGCTTCCGCACGGTTATGAAGGTCAAGGTCCGGAGCACTCCAGCGCTCGTCTGGAACGCTTCCTGCAGTTGTCCGCTGAAGAGAACTGGACGGTTGTGAACCTGTCCAGCGCAGCGAACTACTTCCACCTGCTTCGCCGCCAAGCTTCGATCACAGAGAGCGATGCCGCTCGTCCGCTGATCATCATGGCACCGAAGAGCTTGATCCGTAACCCTCGCGTAGCTGCGGAAATTTCCGAGCTGAGCAGCGGTTCATTCAAAGCGGTTATCGAGCAAAAAGGTCTTGGCGCTAAGCCAGACCGCGTAGAACGTCTCGTTCTCGCGACTGGCAAAATGGCCATTGATATTGAAGAAGCGATCGAGAAAAACGGCGATCAAGAGCTGGATTGGCTGCATGTCGTACGCGTTGAGCAGCTGTATCCGTTCCCTGAGAAAGAAATCGCAGCGATTATCGAACGCTTGCCGAACCTGAAGGAAATCGTCTGGGTACAAGAAGAGCCGCAAAACATGGGTTCGTGGTTCTACATGGAGCCACGTCTGCGCAAAATCGCGCCAGCCGCTGCAAGCGTAAGCTACATCGGCCGTCCAGAGCGCTCGAGTACGGCAAGCGGCTTCCAGCAAGTACACAGCTTCGAGCAGCAGCACATTTTATTGCAAACTTTAAAATATAGTCCGTCGTTGACATATAACACAGGGAGGTAA
- a CDS encoding sulfite exporter TauE/SafE family protein — protein sequence MHLDELVFVFMIVLLAGFVQGLTSFGFALISMPLLVKLMPMQQAVPVVVVLSLLTNIAVLYSSRKHIRIRQIWPLLAASLLAAPLGTYALLYVPANALKLGAGLLVAVVSILMLSGKSFPLGRLAYMPVGAVSGFLNGSISMSGPPVALFLTNQGLDKMTFRANITAYALILNIITIGTYMYEGLLNETSMKTVGWAVPALIIGVIIGIKAVGRLNDKLFKTIALWLILITGLWTAVGGLIG from the coding sequence ATGCATCTTGATGAACTGGTATTTGTTTTTATGATTGTCCTGCTTGCAGGCTTTGTGCAGGGCTTGACGAGTTTTGGATTTGCCCTGATCTCCATGCCGCTGCTAGTGAAGCTGATGCCGATGCAGCAGGCTGTCCCGGTCGTTGTTGTTTTAAGTCTCTTAACCAACATTGCCGTGCTGTACAGCAGCCGGAAGCATATCCGGATCAGGCAGATTTGGCCGCTTCTGGCCGCTAGCCTGCTGGCGGCACCGCTTGGAACCTATGCCTTGCTGTATGTTCCGGCGAATGCGCTGAAGCTTGGGGCAGGCCTGCTTGTCGCCGTCGTATCCATCCTGATGCTAAGCGGAAAAAGCTTTCCGCTTGGACGGCTGGCTTATATGCCGGTTGGTGCGGTAAGCGGCTTTTTGAACGGAAGCATCTCGATGAGCGGACCTCCGGTGGCGCTGTTTTTAACCAACCAAGGCCTCGACAAGATGACCTTCCGGGCGAACATTACGGCTTACGCCCTAATCCTGAATATCATTACGATAGGGACGTATATGTACGAAGGACTGCTTAACGAGACGTCTATGAAGACGGTTGGCTGGGCGGTTCCGGCGCTTATTATCGGGGTTATTATCGGGATCAAGGCGGTTGGACGGCTGAATGACAAGCTGTTCAAAACAATCGCGCTTTGGCTGATCCTGATTACCGGGTTATGGACAGCGGTGGGTGGACTCATCGGCTAG
- a CDS encoding sugar phosphate isomerase/epimerase family protein, with product MNVSIGGYSFNNTHLEGKMDVFGYLETVKYRYRLDVADLWNGFFIDRSTGPIYQLAEESYIRKIREALDEKEMSVVNFAVDGAHLWDPDPEVRRRLHDNALVHLRASVILGAKTVRIDTGGSYHDVETMTEEQFDYTVRTYREFAQFASDNGFLIGPENHMGASLLPREMKRIAEAVDHPAFGFLVHLGRWKADSEEGDKLVAPWAYHTHFDEKTAVSGDALNTIATLKDAGYKGYWGIEYNAPTRQYLETERLLGMVKKLLADEADLRSEG from the coding sequence GTGAACGTATCAATTGGAGGCTATTCGTTTAACAACACGCATCTGGAAGGGAAAATGGATGTATTTGGCTATTTGGAAACGGTTAAATACCGCTACAGGCTGGATGTCGCCGATCTGTGGAACGGGTTCTTTATAGACCGCAGCACGGGGCCGATCTATCAGCTTGCAGAGGAAAGCTATATCCGCAAAATCCGGGAGGCATTGGACGAAAAAGAAATGTCGGTGGTCAATTTCGCCGTTGACGGCGCTCATCTGTGGGATCCGGACCCGGAGGTTAGGAGACGTCTCCACGATAACGCTCTTGTGCATTTGCGCGCATCGGTTATTCTCGGCGCGAAGACTGTCCGGATCGATACAGGCGGAAGCTACCATGACGTAGAGACGATGACGGAGGAGCAATTCGATTACACGGTCCGGACTTACCGGGAGTTTGCGCAATTTGCGTCGGATAACGGTTTCCTCATCGGTCCGGAGAATCACATGGGCGCATCGCTGCTGCCTCGCGAAATGAAACGGATCGCCGAAGCGGTCGACCATCCGGCATTCGGCTTCCTGGTCCATCTTGGACGGTGGAAAGCCGACTCTGAAGAGGGCGACAAGCTGGTTGCGCCGTGGGCCTACCACACCCATTTTGATGAAAAAACCGCCGTATCCGGCGATGCTTTGAATACGATTGCAACGCTAAAGGATGCGGGTTATAAGGGCTATTGGGGAATTGAATATAACGCGCCGACGCGGCAGTATCTGGAGACGGAGAGGCTGCTTGGCATGGTGAAAAAGCTGCTTGCGGACGAAGCTGACTTAAGGAGTGAAGGGTAA